One window from the genome of Serinibacter salmoneus encodes:
- a CDS encoding ATP-binding protein: MQRRLLQATVAAVVVAVVLIGVPAAILSALTVRSGIEDNLAVRTQAIARAVERRAAINEPITADLLSPWLDEGNQVPLFIQVTPEGGETVEVGTSIPAERAVVREVNTASGAQVVVSISGTIVAWRMAQVVILVGAASVIATAAAVALARYQARRLAAPLIYLAASAEQLGSGQVRPRIAESGIEEIDLVAAELARTSDRLAARLAAERQFSADASHQLRTPLAALSMRLEEIQLMSTDEEVGEEARIALEQVERLVGVVDDLLSSARRQAGGTTEVVSLPEIFHQQEDEWGPTYAQAGRLLEFEVSGPQSVLATPGALAQVLATLLENSLKYGDGDTRVVARAATSRQSVVIEVSDQGEGVDADIAPRIFEREVTSGKGTGLGLALARDLVASDGGKLELKQRVPAVFQIFLSAVPSQLDPDNILPPGSLVAVGRRRRRP; encoded by the coding sequence ATGCAGCGCCGACTTCTGCAGGCCACCGTCGCCGCCGTCGTGGTGGCGGTGGTGCTCATCGGCGTGCCTGCCGCGATCCTGAGTGCGCTCACCGTGCGCAGCGGGATCGAGGACAACCTGGCCGTGCGCACCCAGGCGATCGCGCGCGCCGTGGAGCGCCGTGCCGCGATCAACGAGCCGATCACGGCCGATCTGCTCAGCCCGTGGCTCGACGAGGGCAATCAGGTCCCGCTGTTCATCCAGGTGACACCGGAGGGCGGCGAGACCGTCGAGGTCGGGACGTCGATCCCCGCCGAGCGCGCGGTGGTGCGGGAGGTCAACACCGCCTCGGGCGCTCAGGTGGTGGTGTCGATCTCGGGAACGATCGTGGCCTGGCGGATGGCGCAGGTCGTGATCCTGGTCGGCGCCGCGTCCGTGATCGCCACCGCTGCGGCCGTCGCACTCGCGCGCTACCAGGCACGCCGACTGGCGGCGCCGCTGATCTACCTGGCCGCCAGTGCGGAGCAGCTCGGCTCCGGGCAGGTGCGGCCACGCATCGCCGAGTCCGGCATCGAGGAGATCGATCTGGTCGCAGCGGAACTCGCACGGACCTCCGACCGGCTCGCCGCCCGCCTCGCCGCGGAGCGTCAGTTCTCTGCCGACGCCTCGCACCAGTTGCGCACCCCGCTCGCGGCATTGTCGATGCGGCTGGAGGAGATCCAGCTGATGTCCACCGACGAGGAGGTCGGTGAGGAGGCGCGCATCGCACTGGAACAGGTCGAGCGCCTGGTGGGTGTGGTGGACGACCTCCTTTCCAGCGCCCGTCGTCAGGCGGGGGGAACCACGGAGGTGGTGTCCCTCCCGGAGATCTTCCACCAGCAGGAGGACGAGTGGGGCCCGACCTACGCTCAGGCCGGCCGGCTGCTGGAGTTCGAGGTCTCCGGGCCGCAATCGGTCCTGGCCACCCCCGGCGCGTTGGCGCAGGTCCTGGCGACCCTGCTGGAGAACTCCCTGAAGTACGGCGACGGGGACACCCGGGTGGTCGCGCGCGCCGCGACCAGTCGCCAGTCGGTCGTGATCGAGGTGAGTGACCAGGGCGAGGGTGTGGACGCCGATATCGCGCCGCGGATCTTCGAGCGTGAGGTCACCTCGGGCAAGGGCACCGGGCTCGGCCTGGCGCTCGCGCGTGACCTGGTCGCCTCCGACGGTGGCAAGCTCGAACTGAAGCAGCGCGTCCCCGCCGTCTTCCAGATCTTCCTCTCGGCGGTGCCGAGCCAGCTCGACCCCGACAACATCCTGCCCCCGGGCTCCCTGGTGGCGGTGGGGCGTCGGCGGCGTCGCCCGTGA
- a CDS encoding response regulator transcription factor, with the protein MTKVLLAEDDPAIAEPLARALTREGYDVEVHGTGRGAIDGAPAADLFVLDLGLPDMDGLDVARWIRSQGMATPILVLTARADEVDLVVGLDAGADDYVTKPFRLAELLARVRALLRRAGVEGEEVDEISAQNVRVDVSAHRAFQGDRELQLTAKEFDLLRVLVREAGSVVSREALMREVWASDPTGSTKTLDMHVSWLRRKLGDDAGAPRYISTVRGMGFRFEAAATT; encoded by the coding sequence GTGACCAAGGTGCTGCTCGCAGAAGACGACCCCGCCATCGCTGAGCCTCTCGCGCGTGCGCTGACCCGCGAGGGGTACGACGTCGAGGTCCACGGCACCGGCCGTGGTGCCATCGACGGCGCCCCCGCCGCGGATCTGTTCGTGCTCGATCTCGGCCTTCCGGACATGGACGGCCTCGACGTCGCGCGCTGGATCCGCAGTCAGGGGATGGCGACCCCCATCCTCGTGCTGACGGCACGCGCGGACGAGGTCGACCTCGTGGTCGGCCTCGACGCCGGTGCCGACGACTACGTCACCAAGCCGTTCCGGCTCGCGGAACTGCTCGCCCGGGTCCGGGCGCTGCTGCGCCGCGCCGGCGTGGAGGGTGAGGAGGTCGACGAGATCAGCGCCCAGAACGTGCGGGTGGACGTCTCGGCGCACCGCGCCTTCCAGGGCGATCGCGAGTTGCAACTCACGGCGAAGGAGTTCGACCTCCTGCGCGTCCTCGTGCGCGAGGCCGGCAGCGTGGTCTCCCGTGAGGCGCTCATGCGTGAGGTGTGGGCCTCGGACCCGACCGGCTCCACCAAGACCCTCGATATGCACGTCTCGTGGCTGCGCCGGAAGCTGGGCGATGACGCGGGAGCCCCGCGCTACATCTCCACGGTCCGTGGCATGGGCTTCCGTTTCGAGGCCGCCGCCACCACGTAG
- a CDS encoding adenylate/guanylate cyclase domain-containing protein, which produces MDHASASGTGLPRRSPAPPAPTDHASPTLARQARALLGDLPTMDAYDVAREIGTTAARVLQFWRGLGFPGVPASQRVFTPADAEALRRSLRLVEEAGLSEGAWRTLVRAAAHSADRLALWQMETLVRDAERRWSLDDVSARLVVLDTIGESIGDLDALAAHAWRRHLLALLTRTERAVGEAGLTPETDDLPLERAVAFVDVTSYTQRTAHLGASALADLVEAFEERARDVVTDAGARVVKTMGDGVLVVADDLATGVDVALRLSAAYADSPVDLEVHGAVTWGRVLSRSGDIFGPTVNLASRLADIAEARQILTDEVTWAVLQAETSAGTAGSPPAQAAAVGVSPGVAGTTLPEREVPGIGAVVPVLLERLATRTP; this is translated from the coding sequence GTGGATCACGCGTCGGCATCGGGCACCGGGCTGCCTCGGCGCTCCCCGGCGCCGCCCGCACCGACCGACCACGCCTCCCCGACGCTGGCGCGCCAGGCGCGTGCGCTCCTGGGTGACCTGCCCACGATGGACGCCTACGACGTCGCCCGCGAGATCGGGACCACGGCTGCCCGGGTGCTGCAGTTCTGGCGCGGCCTCGGCTTCCCCGGCGTCCCCGCCTCGCAGCGGGTGTTCACCCCGGCGGACGCCGAGGCGCTGCGACGATCGCTGCGCCTGGTGGAGGAGGCCGGGCTCTCGGAGGGGGCATGGCGCACCCTGGTGCGCGCCGCCGCGCACTCGGCCGACCGCCTCGCGCTGTGGCAGATGGAGACCCTGGTCCGCGATGCGGAGCGGCGCTGGTCCCTGGACGACGTGTCCGCGCGTCTGGTGGTGCTGGACACGATCGGGGAGTCGATCGGTGACCTGGACGCCCTCGCGGCCCACGCCTGGCGCCGTCATCTCCTGGCGCTGCTCACCCGCACCGAACGCGCGGTCGGGGAAGCGGGCCTGACGCCGGAGACCGATGACCTGCCCCTGGAGCGGGCCGTCGCGTTTGTGGACGTGACGTCCTACACCCAGCGCACCGCGCACCTGGGAGCCTCGGCGCTCGCGGACCTCGTGGAGGCGTTCGAGGAGCGGGCCAGGGACGTGGTGACCGACGCCGGGGCGCGGGTGGTCAAGACGATGGGCGACGGCGTGCTGGTGGTGGCCGACGACCTGGCCACGGGCGTGGACGTTGCCCTGCGGCTGTCGGCGGCCTATGCCGACTCGCCGGTGGACCTGGAGGTGCACGGTGCGGTCACCTGGGGTCGGGTGTTGTCCCGCTCCGGTGACATCTTCGGTCCGACCGTCAATCTCGCCTCCCGACTCGCGGACATCGCCGAGGCGCGGCAGATCCTCACCGATGAGGTGACGTGGGCGGTGCTGCAGGCCGAGACCTCGGCCGGCACCGCAGGGTCGCCACCCGCTCAGGCCGCGGCCGTGGGCGTCTCCCCCGGTGTGGCGGGCACGACACTGCCCGAACGTGAGGTGCCCGGGATCGGCGCGGTGGTGCCCGTGTTGCTGGAACGGCTCGCCACGCGGACCCCCTGA
- a CDS encoding biotin--[acetyl-CoA-carboxylase] ligase, with translation MTPPSSRDRAGGAGGATAHRPFSRVVTLASCGSTNTELLERRRAQPQQWPHLSVLRAEDQRAGRGRLDREWVTPPGQALTASLLLEPDRPLPQWPTLSLVAALAVVRALRGRGLDAAVKWPNDVIVRSQARLEVPGWGRARKVAGILAQVVPAPTAGNGAQALVLGIGVNCEQREFPVPWATSLAACGAPIRPATMLGLIGIELTALLGRWRSRGFVDLRAAVTEALDTLGQRVEVQEAGARVVGDVVGLEESGSLVLRRLDGRRHSLTSGDVSRVRRAEREAPGSDGES, from the coding sequence GTGACACCGCCATCATCTCGCGATCGGGCCGGGGGAGCGGGAGGCGCGACGGCGCACCGCCCCTTCTCGCGGGTGGTCACGTTGGCCTCCTGCGGCTCCACCAACACCGAACTGCTGGAGCGGCGACGCGCCCAGCCGCAGCAGTGGCCGCACCTGAGCGTGCTGCGGGCGGAGGATCAGCGTGCGGGCCGGGGCCGACTCGATCGGGAGTGGGTGACCCCTCCCGGGCAGGCGCTGACGGCCTCGCTGCTGCTGGAACCCGACCGGCCACTCCCGCAGTGGCCCACCCTCTCGCTGGTGGCGGCGCTCGCGGTGGTGCGCGCGCTGCGCGGCCGGGGGCTGGATGCCGCCGTGAAGTGGCCCAACGACGTGATCGTGCGCTCGCAGGCACGGCTCGAGGTGCCAGGCTGGGGCAGGGCGCGCAAGGTGGCCGGCATCCTTGCGCAGGTGGTCCCCGCTCCCACCGCAGGCAACGGCGCCCAAGCCCTGGTGCTGGGAATCGGAGTGAACTGCGAGCAGCGTGAGTTCCCCGTGCCGTGGGCCACCTCGCTGGCCGCCTGCGGAGCGCCGATACGCCCCGCCACGATGCTCGGGCTGATCGGGATCGAACTCACCGCGCTCCTCGGACGCTGGCGATCGCGGGGATTCGTGGATCTGCGCGCCGCGGTGACCGAGGCGCTGGACACCCTCGGTCAGCGAGTGGAGGTGCAGGAGGCGGGAGCGCGGGTCGTGGGGGACGTGGTGGGCCTGGAGGAGTCCGGGTCCCTCGTGCTGCGGCGCCTGGACGGGCGCCGACACTCCCTGACGTCGGGGGACGTCAGCCGGGTGCGGCGCGCCGAACGGGAGGCGCCGGGGTCCGACGGCGAATCCTGA
- a CDS encoding acyl-CoA carboxylase subunit beta, giving the protein MAVSPSQPLTAGGSLAWVSENPPTTTAAKLADLHRRRAEDIQAPAEAAARKQEARGKGSARGRIDALLDEGSFTEIDAFTRHRSTAFGLEKRRPAGDGVVIGHGTIDGRRVCIYSQDFATFGGSLGEVHGEKIAKIQDFALRTGVPLIGISDGGGARIQEGVAALTQFAEIFRRNVAASGVIPQISLILGPSAGGAVYSPALTDFIVMTDGTSNMFITGPDVIRAVTGEDVGFEELGGGQTHNERSGVAHYLASDEEEAFEYVRALLAYLPSNNLDEAPTYEDELSLEVTETDEALDALVPDSDNQPYDMRAVIEAVLDEGIFLEVQPLYARNVLVGFGHVEGHSVGIVANQPLVSAGTLDIAASEKAARFVRTCDAFNIPVLTFVDVPGFLPGTDQEWNGIIRRGAKLIYAYAEATVPLVTVITRKAYGGAYIVMGSKQLGADVNLAWPTAQIAVMGAAGAVNILQRGALKQVEADGGDVAAERERLVQEYTDAIVNPWGAADRGYVDAVIAPSETRGEVTRALRALRTKRAALPAKKHGNIPL; this is encoded by the coding sequence ATGGCGGTGTCACCATCACAGCCTCTCACCGCGGGCGGTAGCCTCGCGTGGGTGAGCGAGAACCCACCCACCACGACCGCCGCGAAACTGGCGGACCTGCACCGGCGCCGGGCCGAGGACATCCAGGCGCCGGCCGAGGCCGCCGCGCGCAAGCAGGAGGCCCGCGGCAAGGGCTCGGCGCGTGGCCGGATCGACGCCCTGCTGGACGAGGGCTCCTTCACCGAGATCGACGCCTTCACCCGGCACCGCTCCACCGCCTTCGGGCTGGAGAAGCGGCGGCCGGCCGGGGACGGCGTGGTGATCGGGCACGGCACCATCGACGGGCGCCGGGTGTGCATCTACTCCCAGGACTTCGCCACCTTCGGCGGCTCCCTCGGGGAGGTGCACGGCGAGAAGATCGCGAAGATCCAGGACTTCGCGCTGCGCACCGGCGTGCCGCTGATCGGGATCAGCGACGGCGGCGGCGCCCGCATCCAGGAGGGCGTGGCCGCGCTGACGCAGTTCGCCGAGATCTTCCGCCGCAACGTCGCGGCCTCCGGCGTCATCCCGCAGATCTCCCTGATCCTGGGCCCCTCGGCGGGCGGCGCGGTCTACTCCCCCGCGCTGACCGACTTCATCGTGATGACCGACGGCACCTCGAACATGTTCATCACCGGCCCGGACGTGATCCGCGCCGTGACCGGGGAGGACGTCGGATTCGAGGAACTCGGCGGTGGCCAGACGCACAACGAGCGCTCGGGTGTGGCGCACTACCTCGCCTCCGATGAGGAGGAGGCGTTCGAGTACGTGCGGGCGCTGCTGGCCTACCTGCCCTCGAACAACCTGGACGAGGCACCCACCTACGAGGACGAGCTCTCCCTCGAGGTCACCGAGACCGATGAGGCCCTGGACGCCCTCGTGCCGGACTCCGACAACCAGCCCTACGACATGCGCGCGGTCATCGAGGCCGTGCTGGACGAGGGGATCTTCCTGGAGGTCCAGCCGCTGTACGCGCGCAACGTGCTCGTGGGCTTCGGGCACGTGGAGGGTCACTCGGTGGGCATCGTGGCCAACCAGCCGTTGGTCTCCGCCGGCACGCTGGACATCGCCGCCTCGGAGAAGGCCGCGCGGTTCGTGCGCACGTGCGACGCGTTCAACATCCCGGTGCTGACCTTCGTGGACGTGCCCGGGTTCCTACCGGGTACGGACCAGGAGTGGAACGGCATCATCCGCCGGGGCGCAAAGCTCATCTACGCCTACGCCGAGGCGACCGTGCCGCTGGTCACGGTCATCACCCGCAAGGCCTACGGCGGTGCGTACATCGTGATGGGCTCCAAGCAGCTCGGCGCGGACGTGAACCTCGCGTGGCCGACGGCGCAGATCGCGGTGATGGGGGCCGCGGGCGCGGTCAACATCCTGCAGCGCGGCGCGCTGAAGCAGGTGGAGGCGGACGGCGGCGACGTCGCGGCCGAACGTGAGCGGCTCGTGCAGGAGTACACCGACGCGATCGTGAACCCCTGGGGGGCGGCGGATCGCGGCTACGTGGACGCGGTGATCGCACCGAGCGAGACCCGCGGGGAGGTCACGCGGGCGCTCCGGGCGCTGCGGACCAAGCGAGCCGCGCTGCCGGCCAAGAAGCACGGGAACATCCCGCTGTGA
- a CDS encoding acyl-CoA carboxylase subunit epsilon, giving the protein MSESERGGAGQVDGADAGDLGGAAGAGEPGASERTRLGELYGEDPGAVPGATPSVERSDRDSGAPAPAVRVVRGDPDPIELAALIAGLTAAAASIPDEEEERRIRQRWSDRSHALRGGDRGLLPRPGHNAWRWSLHP; this is encoded by the coding sequence GTGAGCGAGTCCGAGCGCGGCGGCGCAGGGCAGGTCGACGGCGCGGACGCCGGTGATCTGGGCGGCGCCGCCGGCGCGGGAGAACCGGGCGCGTCCGAACGCACCCGCCTGGGCGAGCTGTACGGCGAGGACCCGGGAGCGGTGCCGGGCGCCACGCCCAGCGTGGAGCGGTCCGACCGCGACAGCGGCGCCCCGGCCCCTGCGGTGCGGGTGGTGCGCGGCGACCCGGACCCCATCGAGTTGGCCGCCCTCATCGCCGGGTTGACCGCGGCTGCGGCGTCGATCCCGGACGAGGAGGAGGAGCGCCGGATCCGGCAGCGCTGGAGCGACCGCTCCCACGCCCTGCGCGGCGGCGACCGCGGGCTGCTGCCCCGCCCGGGCCACAACGCGTGGCGCTGGTCGCTGCACCCGTAG
- a CDS encoding DUF885 domain-containing protein: MTRTPSAIDAIAEDHVAAIARLNPAARTALGLPGDPAELPDYSPAGLAADQEERGRVLAALEGTDPVDEVDRITVSAMRERLGVESDLYETGELHASLNVIHSPAQITRDLFDLMPSDSPEDWAVIAERLHAVPSALQGYARSLREAADRGLIAAERQIDAVAAQCDALAGDSSFFVSLAERGAAAEGRASANALRAGAESARGAYGALAAVLRRELAPVAPGADGVGRERYALHSRSFLGAEVDLDETYEWGREELARVVAEQEAVAADLYGAGTTPEEAMKRLDAEPVRVLHGTEALREWMQRTADEAIEALAGSQFDIPGPVRALECCIAPTQTGGIYYTGPTDDFSRPGRMWWSVPAGVEEFGTWREKTTVYHEGVPGHHLQIAQTVYRREDLNSWRRLISWVSGHGEGWALYAERLMADLGFLDDPGDRMGMLDAQRLRSARVVLDIGVHLGKPAPRELGGGTWDAEKARTFLYANANMAPGFLDFELDRYLGWPGQAPSYKVGQRLWEEIREETAAREGAAFDLRAFHRRALDLGSVGLSVLAEGMRR, encoded by the coding sequence GTGACACGCACGCCGAGCGCTATCGATGCCATCGCCGAGGACCACGTCGCCGCGATCGCGCGGCTGAATCCCGCCGCCCGCACCGCCCTGGGATTGCCGGGGGACCCCGCCGAGCTCCCGGACTACTCCCCCGCCGGTCTCGCCGCCGACCAGGAGGAACGCGGGCGGGTGCTCGCGGCCCTCGAGGGCACCGACCCTGTCGACGAGGTCGACCGCATCACGGTCTCGGCCATGCGCGAGCGTCTGGGCGTGGAGAGCGATCTGTACGAGACCGGTGAGCTGCACGCCTCGCTGAACGTCATCCACTCCCCGGCCCAGATCACCCGCGACCTGTTCGACCTGATGCCGAGCGACTCACCCGAGGACTGGGCCGTGATCGCCGAGCGACTGCACGCCGTCCCCTCCGCCCTGCAGGGGTACGCCCGCTCGCTGCGGGAGGCGGCCGACCGTGGGCTGATCGCGGCTGAACGTCAGATCGACGCCGTGGCCGCCCAGTGCGACGCGCTCGCCGGGGACTCCTCGTTCTTCGTCTCGCTCGCCGAACGTGGCGCGGCCGCCGAGGGGCGCGCATCGGCGAACGCCCTGCGCGCGGGCGCCGAGTCCGCGCGCGGCGCCTACGGCGCCCTCGCCGCCGTGCTGCGGCGCGAACTCGCACCGGTGGCACCCGGAGCCGATGGCGTGGGCCGGGAGCGCTACGCCCTGCACTCACGCTCCTTCCTGGGCGCCGAGGTGGACCTGGATGAGACGTACGAGTGGGGCCGCGAGGAACTGGCCCGGGTGGTCGCCGAGCAGGAGGCTGTGGCCGCGGACCTGTACGGCGCGGGCACCACGCCCGAGGAGGCGATGAAGCGACTGGATGCCGAACCCGTCCGGGTGCTTCACGGCACCGAGGCACTGCGGGAGTGGATGCAGCGCACCGCGGACGAGGCCATCGAGGCCCTCGCCGGGAGCCAGTTCGACATCCCCGGTCCGGTGCGGGCGCTGGAGTGCTGCATCGCGCCGACGCAGACGGGCGGCATCTACTACACGGGCCCCACGGACGACTTCTCCCGACCCGGGCGGATGTGGTGGTCGGTGCCGGCGGGCGTGGAGGAGTTCGGCACCTGGCGGGAGAAGACCACGGTCTACCACGAGGGTGTCCCCGGCCACCACCTGCAGATCGCGCAGACCGTCTACCGACGCGAGGACCTGAACTCCTGGCGCCGCCTGATCTCCTGGGTCAGCGGGCACGGCGAGGGCTGGGCCCTGTACGCCGAGCGTCTGATGGCCGACCTGGGTTTCCTGGACGACCCGGGCGATCGGATGGGCATGCTGGACGCCCAGCGCCTGCGCTCGGCCCGCGTGGTGCTGGACATCGGTGTGCACCTGGGCAAGCCGGCCCCCCGGGAGTTGGGGGGCGGGACCTGGGACGCGGAGAAGGCGCGCACGTTCCTGTACGCGAACGCGAACATGGCACCCGGCTTCCTGGACTTCGAACTCGACCGCTACCTGGGGTGGCCCGGGCAGGCGCCCTCCTACAAGGTCGGCCAGCGGCTGTGGGAGGAGATCCGTGAGGAGACCGCGGCCCGGGAGGGCGCCGCCTTCGACCTACGCGCCTTCCATCGCCGCGCTCTCGACCTCGGCTCGGTGGGGCTGTCCGTGCTGGCCGAGGGCATGCGCAGGTGA
- a CDS encoding Maf family protein, with the protein MRLVLASASPARAALLRAAGIEPIIEVSAVQEDAVIAARRAAGTDPGVAEQVLLLARAKAQDVATRLGHPVAGTAAQAPLVLGCDSLLEVDGVARGKPHTPERAREWWRTVSGRSGVLHTGHHLCLGDHRAEAVSSTTVHFAELGPEEVDAYVATGEPLQVAGAFTIDGLGGAFIERIEGDHHGVVGLSLPLLRTLVSRLGIPYPALWTGTIHGATNDG; encoded by the coding sequence GTGAGGCTGGTCCTCGCCTCGGCCTCCCCTGCTCGCGCGGCGCTGCTGCGCGCCGCAGGAATCGAGCCGATCATCGAGGTCTCCGCCGTGCAGGAGGACGCCGTGATCGCCGCCCGGCGCGCAGCCGGCACCGATCCGGGCGTGGCGGAGCAGGTGCTGCTGCTGGCTCGCGCCAAGGCGCAGGATGTCGCCACGCGTCTCGGGCACCCCGTGGCCGGGACCGCAGCGCAGGCGCCGCTGGTCCTGGGCTGCGACTCGCTGTTGGAGGTCGACGGCGTGGCCCGGGGGAAGCCGCACACTCCCGAACGCGCTCGGGAGTGGTGGCGCACCGTGTCCGGGCGCAGCGGTGTGCTGCACACCGGCCACCACCTGTGCCTGGGCGACCACCGCGCCGAGGCCGTCAGTTCCACCACCGTGCACTTCGCCGAGCTCGGCCCGGAGGAGGTCGACGCCTACGTCGCGACCGGTGAACCGCTGCAGGTGGCCGGCGCCTTCACGATCGACGGCCTGGGTGGTGCGTTCATCGAACGGATCGAGGGTGATCATCACGGGGTGGTGGGCCTCTCGCTCCCGCTGCTGCGGACGCTGGTCTCACGTCTCGGCATCCCGTACCCTGCCCTGTGGACCGGGACAATCCACGGGGCAACGAACGACGGTTGA
- a CDS encoding acetyl/propionyl/methylcrotonyl-CoA carboxylase subunit alpha yields MSQQVSPPARATDTESAITEQAARRPVNRVLIANRGEIALRVVRAVRDAGGVSIAVYSDPDRDAPFVRLADEAYALGGVRAAETYLDVAKVLDAARRSGAEAIHPGYGFLSENAEFAAAVLDAGLTWIGPSPEAITALGDKVSARHIAERAGAPLVAGTPDPVADAQEVVAFAREYGLPVAIKAAFGGGGRGLKVARTLEEIPELFASATREAVAAFGRGECFVERFLDRPRHVETQCLADDYGQVVVVSTRDCSLQRRHQKLVEEAPAPFLTPAQQVELDRASRAILREAGYSGAGTCEFLIGADGTLSFLEVNTRLQVEHCVSEEITGIDLVREQLRIAAGEPLGYDTVTSRGHSMEFRINGEDPAAGFLPRPGTPTTITWPGGPGVRVDAGIAPGQPVTGNYDSMIAKIIVTGATRRQVIERARRALAETEIIGIPTVLPFHRAVLREEAFVADPDSGYDTLGVWTTWIESEMAPRLAHLAPSAPAAAEEPEEDAVERVVVEVGGKRLEVVLPASLGGFGASGAARARTRPGRPRAMGRSGGGASNAAAMTAPMQGTIVKVAVAEGDTVAQGDLVVVLEAMKMEQPLLAHRAGTVTSLSATVGGGVSAGAVICEITA; encoded by the coding sequence ATGTCGCAGCAGGTGAGCCCCCCGGCCCGGGCCACGGATACCGAGTCGGCCATCACCGAGCAGGCGGCACGTCGGCCGGTCAACCGGGTGTTGATCGCCAACCGCGGGGAGATCGCCCTGCGGGTGGTGCGCGCGGTGCGCGACGCCGGTGGCGTCTCCATCGCGGTCTACTCCGACCCTGACCGTGACGCGCCGTTCGTCCGGCTCGCCGACGAGGCCTACGCCCTCGGCGGGGTGCGCGCCGCGGAGACCTACCTCGACGTCGCCAAGGTGCTCGATGCCGCACGCCGATCCGGCGCGGAGGCCATCCACCCCGGGTACGGCTTCCTCTCGGAGAACGCCGAGTTCGCCGCGGCGGTCCTGGACGCGGGCCTGACGTGGATCGGCCCCTCCCCCGAGGCGATCACGGCCCTCGGGGACAAGGTCTCGGCCCGTCACATCGCCGAACGCGCCGGCGCGCCGCTGGTGGCCGGCACACCCGACCCCGTGGCCGACGCCCAGGAGGTCGTGGCGTTCGCCCGCGAGTACGGCCTGCCGGTCGCCATCAAGGCCGCCTTCGGCGGCGGCGGTCGCGGGCTGAAGGTCGCACGTACGCTGGAGGAGATCCCCGAGCTCTTCGCCTCCGCCACGCGCGAGGCGGTCGCCGCGTTCGGGCGCGGTGAGTGCTTCGTGGAGCGCTTCCTCGACCGCCCCCGTCACGTGGAGACCCAGTGCCTGGCCGATGACTACGGCCAGGTGGTCGTGGTCTCCACCCGCGACTGCTCGCTGCAGCGGCGTCACCAGAAGCTCGTCGAGGAAGCCCCCGCGCCGTTCCTCACCCCAGCGCAGCAGGTCGAACTCGACCGTGCCTCACGCGCCATCCTGCGCGAGGCCGGGTACTCCGGCGCGGGCACGTGCGAGTTCCTCATCGGCGCGGACGGCACGCTGTCCTTCCTGGAGGTCAACACCCGCCTGCAGGTGGAGCACTGCGTCTCCGAGGAGATCACCGGGATCGACCTGGTGCGCGAGCAGTTGCGGATCGCCGCCGGTGAACCGCTGGGCTACGACACCGTGACCTCCCGCGGGCACAGCATGGAGTTCCGGATTAACGGTGAGGACCCCGCGGCAGGGTTCCTGCCGCGGCCCGGCACGCCCACCACGATCACCTGGCCGGGAGGCCCCGGCGTCCGGGTGGATGCCGGCATCGCGCCCGGCCAGCCGGTCACCGGCAACTACGACTCGATGATCGCCAAGATCATCGTCACCGGCGCCACCCGGCGTCAGGTCATCGAACGTGCTCGGCGCGCGCTGGCCGAGACCGAGATCATCGGCATCCCCACCGTGCTGCCGTTCCACCGCGCCGTGCTGCGGGAGGAGGCGTTCGTGGCCGATCCCGATTCCGGTTACGACACCCTCGGGGTGTGGACCACGTGGATCGAGTCCGAGATGGCACCGCGCCTGGCGCACTTGGCGCCCTCGGCGCCCGCCGCCGCCGAGGAGCCGGAGGAGGATGCCGTCGAGCGTGTGGTCGTGGAGGTGGGTGGCAAGCGCCTGGAGGTGGTGCTGCCCGCCTCGTTGGGCGGCTTCGGCGCCTCCGGTGCCGCGCGCGCCCGCACCAGGCCGGGTCGTCCCCGCGCCATGGGTCGCTCGGGCGGCGGTGCCAGCAACGCAGCGGCCATGACGGCGCCCATGCAGGGCACGATCGTGAAGGTGGCCGTGGCCGAGGGGGACACGGTGGCGCAGGGCGACCTCGTGGTGGTCCTCGAGGCCATGAAGATGGAGCAGCCCCTCCTGGCCCACCGAGCCGGGACCGTCACCTCCCTGAGCGCCACCGTCGGCGGCGGGGTCTCCGCCGGGGCCGTGATCTGCGAGATCACCGCCTGA